A stretch of the Mesorhizobium huakuii genome encodes the following:
- a CDS encoding transglutaminase family protein: MPIFSVRHSTVYRYSRPVRFGEHRLMFRPRDSFDQRLLDHALIIDPEPKEVRWIHDVFGNCVAVIDFVESAKTLHFETAIRLDHTPQLTPDFRIDEAALNYPFSYEPDEVLDLSQTIERQHPDEGDEIGKWARQFLSAAGQTETGKLLMTLCYAIHESFVYSRRTEPGTQPPLVTLHLRRGTCRDFALFMMEAVRSLGFAARFVTGYVYVPTRDSADVRGGGSTHAWCQVYLPGAGWVEFDPTNGIVGNRELIRVAVARHPRQAIPLSGSYSGPASSFLGMHVEVKVTKEKEQTKVATL; the protein is encoded by the coding sequence ATGCCTATTTTTTCAGTGAGGCACTCAACCGTCTACCGGTACAGCCGACCGGTAAGGTTCGGCGAACACCGGTTAATGTTCAGACCTCGCGACAGTTTCGATCAAAGGCTTCTCGACCACGCCCTGATTATCGATCCAGAGCCGAAGGAGGTCAGATGGATTCACGACGTTTTCGGAAACTGCGTTGCGGTGATCGATTTCGTGGAGTCTGCCAAGACACTGCACTTCGAAACCGCTATTCGGCTTGATCACACGCCTCAGCTTACGCCTGATTTCCGGATCGACGAGGCGGCACTCAACTATCCGTTTTCCTATGAGCCTGACGAAGTCCTCGACCTCTCGCAGACCATCGAACGCCAGCATCCAGACGAAGGCGACGAAATCGGAAAATGGGCGCGCCAGTTCTTGAGCGCCGCCGGGCAGACCGAGACAGGCAAACTGTTGATGACGCTCTGCTATGCTATCCACGAAAGCTTTGTCTATTCCCGTCGGACTGAACCTGGGACGCAGCCACCCTTGGTCACGCTCCATCTGCGGCGGGGCACGTGCCGTGACTTTGCACTTTTCATGATGGAAGCAGTTCGATCGCTTGGCTTCGCCGCCCGCTTCGTGACGGGATATGTCTATGTCCCAACCCGAGATAGTGCGGATGTGCGGGGCGGAGGCTCAACGCATGCCTGGTGCCAAGTCTATTTGCCAGGAGCGGGTTGGGTCGAGTTCGATCCGACCAACGGCATTGTCGGCAACCGGGAACTGATCAGGGTGGCAGTCGCTCGTCACCCACGGCAAGCCATTCCTCTTTCCGGCAGCTATTCTGGTCCCGCATCAAGCTTCTTGGGGATGCACGTCGAGGTGAAAGTGACCAAGGAAAAAGAGCAGACCAAAGTTGCAACTCTTTGA
- a CDS encoding transglutaminase-like domain-containing protein has product MRIRAGYNLTYECSQPTPMLLVLEIHPSRRVDLLTDQVIGFDRPIEARGYIDSFGNACTRIEAPAGLTTISTTFEIYDSGKPDIVAPDAIQHDIKDLPDEILSFLLGSRYCDTDRLGDFAWATFGNTKPGWSRVQAICDFVHNHIAFNYQNADALRTAHGGFTDRTGVCRDFAHLAITLCRCMNIPARYCTGYLGDIGIPPVADPMDFSAWFQAYLSGHWFTFDARHNHPRIGRILMATGRDAIDVALSTSFGPSRLANFEVIAEEIAA; this is encoded by the coding sequence ATGCGAATACGCGCTGGTTATAACCTCACTTACGAATGTTCCCAGCCAACACCGATGTTGCTGGTCCTTGAAATCCACCCGTCGCGACGCGTCGACCTTCTGACTGACCAGGTGATTGGATTTGATCGGCCCATCGAAGCCAGGGGCTACATCGACAGTTTCGGCAACGCATGCACGAGGATCGAAGCTCCTGCCGGACTGACGACGATATCGACCACATTTGAAATCTATGACAGCGGGAAACCTGATATTGTTGCGCCCGATGCCATACAACACGATATAAAAGACCTGCCGGATGAAATACTGAGTTTTCTTCTAGGCAGCCGATACTGCGATACCGATCGACTGGGTGATTTCGCTTGGGCGACCTTCGGCAACACTAAACCTGGATGGTCTCGCGTTCAGGCCATCTGCGATTTCGTTCACAATCACATAGCCTTCAATTATCAAAATGCCGACGCATTGCGCACCGCGCATGGCGGCTTCACGGATCGAACCGGCGTTTGCCGGGACTTCGCCCATCTGGCAATCACTTTGTGCCGCTGCATGAATATTCCCGCGCGCTATTGTACCGGTTATCTCGGCGATATCGGCATCCCGCCGGTGGCGGATCCAATGGATTTCAGCGCTTGGTTCCAAGCCTATCTCAGCGGTCATTGGTTCACATTCGACGCAAGGCACAATCACCCGCGCATCGGAAGAATCCTGATGGCGACCGGCCGGGACGCGATTGATGTCGCCCTCTCGACCAGCTTTGGTCCGTCGAGACTGGCAAACTTCGAAGTTATTGCCGAAGAGATTGCGGCCTAG
- a CDS encoding DUF982 domain-containing protein: protein MSDVLTNGDWPSDGPKFLAALAALVEARIGRCSDSNVRIAFISAAMEANVLPESFLQN, encoded by the coding sequence ATGAGCGACGTCCTCACCAATGGTGATTGGCCGTCGGATGGACCCAAGTTCCTTGCTGCACTGGCTGCCCTCGTCGAGGCGCGGATAGGGCGATGCAGCGACTCGAATGTGAGAATTGCGTTCATTTCTGCCGCCATGGAAGCGAATGTGCTGCCAGAAAGTTTTTTGCAGAATTGA
- a CDS encoding PAS domain S-box protein — translation MNEVTQENVVVSKSPELSSEDSRSFDYQDFFENGAVALHLVSADGVILHANQAELDLLGFSAEKYVGRHIAEFYPDRDVIDDILSRLTRGEKITRYPARLKACNGSIKHVEITSSGHFRDGKLINTRCFTVDVSDLERTRMELRQQGSTYHQILDGLPVAIYTTDQHGTITYYNRAAADLAGTEPKVGKDKWCVTFKLFTPDGKELPHDQCPMAIALKENRPVRNQEAIARRPDGSFFPFLPYPTPLRDEHGNLIGAVNMLLDLTDRQRAEEARQHLSAIVESSFDAIVSKDLDTIIKSWNHGAERLFGYSADEAIGRSVTMLIPDDHQDEEPRILERIRRGERVETYETVRQRKDGSLVPVSLTISPVRSATGQIVGASKIARDITSARESEQRIRMLMREVNHRVKNQYSVILSMIRETNKRSETPDQFERQVRERIMALSRSHDLLVSADWKGATINDLLVAQAKPFPRGRLSPCPAHPWSSVPMRCSISGSPSTNSRPTRPSTACCQAMTARSRLHGTPLVPVLQGCFTLTGPKQMVRESRRSDMAGLEPWC, via the coding sequence ATGAATGAAGTAACGCAGGAGAACGTTGTCGTCTCCAAGAGTCCGGAACTGTCCAGTGAGGATAGTAGGTCGTTCGATTATCAGGATTTCTTCGAGAACGGGGCCGTCGCGCTCCATCTGGTAAGCGCGGATGGGGTCATCCTCCACGCAAATCAGGCTGAGCTTGACCTTCTCGGCTTCAGTGCAGAAAAATATGTCGGCCGCCACATTGCCGAATTCTATCCCGACCGCGACGTAATCGATGACATTCTGTCACGGCTGACCCGTGGTGAGAAGATCACGCGATATCCGGCGCGATTGAAAGCCTGTAACGGATCGATCAAGCATGTCGAAATCACGTCGAGCGGCCATTTTCGGGACGGCAAGCTGATCAACACCAGGTGCTTCACGGTCGATGTTTCCGACCTGGAGCGGACACGCATGGAGTTAAGACAGCAGGGCAGCACCTACCACCAGATCCTCGATGGCCTTCCGGTTGCCATCTACACGACCGACCAGCACGGCACGATCACCTACTACAACCGCGCCGCCGCCGATCTTGCGGGCACAGAGCCAAAAGTCGGCAAGGACAAATGGTGCGTGACGTTCAAGCTGTTCACTCCCGATGGCAAGGAATTGCCGCATGACCAGTGCCCGATGGCAATTGCGCTCAAGGAAAACAGGCCGGTGCGCAACCAGGAAGCCATAGCGCGCCGTCCGGACGGATCCTTCTTTCCGTTCCTGCCATATCCCACACCGCTGCGGGATGAGCACGGTAATCTGATTGGTGCCGTTAACATGCTGCTGGACCTGACGGACCGCCAGCGTGCCGAAGAGGCAAGGCAGCATCTCTCAGCAATTGTGGAATCCTCGTTCGACGCGATTGTAAGTAAGGATTTGGACACGATCATCAAGAGTTGGAACCACGGCGCCGAACGGCTGTTCGGCTACAGCGCCGATGAAGCGATCGGTCGGTCGGTGACCATGCTGATCCCCGACGACCATCAGGACGAGGAACCCCGCATCCTCGAACGCATCCGTCGCGGCGAGCGGGTCGAAACGTACGAAACCGTCCGCCAGCGCAAGGATGGCAGCTTGGTTCCTGTCTCGCTGACAATATCGCCTGTTCGCAGCGCAACGGGACAGATCGTCGGCGCATCGAAGATTGCTCGCGACATCACGTCGGCCAGGGAAAGCGAACAACGTATTCGCATGCTGATGCGCGAGGTCAACCACCGGGTGAAGAACCAGTACTCTGTCATCCTGTCTATGATCCGCGAGACCAACAAACGATCGGAGACGCCTGACCAGTTTGAACGCCAGGTGCGCGAGCGCATCATGGCGCTGTCGCGATCCCACGACCTGCTGGTATCAGCCGACTGGAAGGGCGCAACAATCAATGATCTGTTGGTCGCCCAAGCTAAGCCTTTCCCACGGGGGAGGTTATCGCCATGTCCGGCCCACCCTTGGTCCTCAGTCCCAATGCGGTGCAGTATCTCGGGATCGCCTTCCACGAACTCGCGACCAACTCGGCCAAGTACGGCGTGCTGTCAGGCGATGACGGCGAGATCTCGGTTACATGGAACACCGCTGGTTCCGGTGCTTCAAGGCTGTTTCACCTTAACTGGGCCGAAACAGATGGTCCGCGAATCCAGACGATCGGACATGGCGGGTTTGGAACCGTGGTGCTGA
- a CDS encoding PRC-barrel domain-containing protein: MANRAAFSLPAMVRPNAACINTNAQRKRTMIGKLLATTAIATLLSSGLWVSGAAAEDATKPATATTTAATAPAAVADGSLVTKIIGAAVYDSAADNAAKIGDVKDIVLSKDGKAKYIIIGVGGFLGLGEKNVAYDFSKAEWVEKKGERWLVAKTTKEDLQAQKDFDLKVYDTATASNTTDAAATAANNEAAPATTDNTATAAIDKSSLTEMPMDKISTKDFIGTTVYGADDAKVGEIGDVVLSGDKKVDAVVVDVGGFLGMGEKPVAVGLEKLKFLSDKDGNRYLYTNFTKAQLEAQTAYDKGTYAQNRDKQRIIVAQ, encoded by the coding sequence GTGGCAAACCGTGCCGCGTTCAGCCTCCCTGCAATGGTTCGGCCGAACGCGGCGTGCATCAACACTAACGCACAAAGGAAACGTACCATGATCGGCAAACTTTTGGCTACCACCGCAATAGCAACCCTGCTGTCGTCTGGCCTGTGGGTATCAGGGGCCGCCGCTGAAGATGCCACCAAACCTGCCACCGCTACGACCACTGCGGCGACAGCGCCGGCGGCCGTTGCAGACGGCAGCCTCGTCACCAAGATCATAGGCGCCGCCGTCTATGATAGCGCCGCGGACAATGCCGCGAAGATCGGCGATGTCAAAGACATCGTCCTCTCGAAGGACGGCAAGGCCAAGTACATTATCATCGGCGTGGGCGGGTTCCTGGGCCTGGGGGAAAAGAACGTCGCCTACGATTTCAGCAAGGCCGAGTGGGTCGAGAAGAAGGGTGAGCGCTGGCTGGTCGCGAAAACCACCAAGGAAGACCTTCAAGCGCAAAAGGATTTTGACCTGAAGGTCTACGACACGGCAACGGCCTCGAACACCACTGATGCCGCAGCTACCGCGGCCAACAATGAAGCGGCGCCAGCCACGACGGACAACACGGCCACAGCGGCAATCGACAAGTCTTCGCTGACCGAGATGCCGATGGATAAAATCAGCACCAAGGATTTCATCGGCACCACGGTCTATGGCGCCGACGATGCAAAAGTCGGCGAGATTGGAGATGTCGTCCTGAGCGGCGACAAGAAGGTTGATGCCGTCGTCGTCGACGTCGGCGGCTTCCTCGGCATGGGCGAAAAGCCAGTTGCTGTTGGCCTGGAGAAATTGAAGTTCCTGTCCGACAAGGATGGCAACCGGTATCTCTACACCAACTTCACCAAGGCTCAGCTTGAGGCGCAGACTGCCTATGACAAGGGTACCTACGCGCAGAATCGCGACAAACAGCGGATCATTGTTGCCCAGTAG
- a CDS encoding GlsB/YeaQ/YmgE family stress response membrane protein yields the protein MQNPGVGWLAAIIIGGIAGWLAEMFMKSNMGVLMNIILGIVGAIVANLILSVLGISLAGWLGYLVAGFIGACILIAVARAIKR from the coding sequence ATGCAGAATCCTGGCGTCGGTTGGCTGGCGGCGATCATCATCGGCGGTATCGCGGGATGGCTCGCTGAGATGTTCATGAAAAGCAACATGGGCGTGCTCATGAACATCATTTTGGGGATCGTGGGAGCGATTGTCGCCAACCTCATCCTTAGCGTGCTTGGCATATCGTTGGCCGGCTGGCTCGGCTATTTGGTCGCCGGCTTCATCGGCGCGTGTATCTTGATCGCGGTGGCCCGAGCAATAAAACGCTAG
- a CDS encoding YMGG-like glycine zipper-containing protein, giving the protein MKKTLLILSLLIPLVACSRTEQGAAVGGLGGAAIGASVAGDPVQGAVVGGAVGAIAGAVIGHASEAGQCRYRDRNGRVYIARCPDGY; this is encoded by the coding sequence ATGAAAAAGACACTGCTCATTTTGAGCCTGCTTATTCCGCTCGTGGCATGTTCCCGTACGGAACAAGGCGCTGCCGTGGGCGGCTTGGGAGGTGCCGCGATCGGTGCCTCGGTGGCCGGCGATCCGGTACAAGGGGCCGTCGTTGGTGGTGCAGTTGGCGCGATCGCCGGTGCGGTGATCGGGCACGCCAGTGAGGCCGGCCAGTGCCGGTATCGCGATCGTAATGGGCGCGTTTACATTGCCCGGTGCCCGGACGGCTACTGA
- a CDS encoding Hsp20 family protein produces the protein MRSSDYAPLYRSTVGFDRLFDMLDNSVRSDWPPYNIEKTGDNDYRITMAIAGFSSDEVELTQHGPELIVVGQKQADESDRQILHRGMATRNFKQIFKLADYVKVAKASLENGLLSVDLVRDIPDELKPRRIGLESSSNAAPSQQQQISQDTQRQRKVA, from the coding sequence ATGAGAAGCTCTGACTATGCCCCCCTTTATCGCTCCACGGTCGGCTTTGACCGTCTCTTTGATATGCTCGACAACAGCGTGCGCTCGGACTGGCCGCCCTATAATATCGAGAAGACCGGCGACAATGACTACCGGATAACCATGGCCATCGCCGGGTTCAGCTCTGACGAAGTTGAGCTTACCCAGCACGGGCCGGAACTGATCGTGGTCGGCCAAAAGCAGGCCGACGAGAGCGATCGGCAGATTCTGCACCGCGGCATGGCGACCCGCAACTTCAAGCAGATCTTCAAATTGGCGGACTACGTGAAAGTCGCGAAAGCCTCTCTCGAGAATGGCCTGCTGTCTGTAGATCTCGTCCGGGATATCCCCGACGAATTGAAGCCTCGTCGCATTGGTCTCGAGTCGTCGAGCAATGCAGCTCCGTCTCAGCAACAGCAGATCAGCCAGGATACGCAGCGGCAGCGCAAGGTCGCCTGA
- a CDS encoding OmpA family protein — protein MNRPRRNSLLYRPRPRLRPSLRRLASLPRPPGEQPAEPTNKPEKKPAAEQPATEQPAPKQPVTGEQPSTDKQPATSEKPANGEPAAPAQSEKPVQGEAPADPNAAPVLDSEKDAKRPGKDANPAAQQSDGGQAAAPAVAPVDAGPPPADDKAAQQEIKPEKIVPVTEEKGTRRDQAPGSQPPERPKGADVLTEIGGRIIIQFNNRTIVKSDEAPRMNHGAKDVYYEDLPGGRTRETIVRDNGNQIVTIRNRYGDVIQRSRITSDGREYVLSYVDERYYQDVQDWRDPGDDLPPMRLNIPRKQYILESDLVEDASDYYTFLEQPPVEKVQRLYSVDEVKRSARVRDIARRVDLDTLNFETGSAAISDSEVKKLQGVADAMERLLKKNPAETFLIEGHTDAVGSDNANLALSDQRAEAVAEALTNAFGIAPENLTTQGYGESYLKVNTTGPERQNRRVAIRRITPLVAPVASAN, from the coding sequence TTGAACCGTCCGCGAAGGAACAGCCTGCTCTACCGGCCGCGCCCGCGCCTTCGTCCGAGCCTGCGCCGGCTGGCGAGCCTGCCCCGGCCCCCCGGCGAACAGCCGGCGGAACCGACGAACAAACCCGAAAAGAAACCTGCCGCCGAGCAGCCTGCCACCGAGCAGCCTGCACCAAAGCAGCCCGTGACTGGAGAACAACCTTCAACCGATAAGCAGCCTGCAACATCCGAAAAGCCAGCCAATGGTGAGCCGGCGGCGCCGGCCCAAAGCGAAAAGCCAGTCCAGGGCGAGGCGCCAGCGGATCCTAACGCCGCACCAGTCCTCGACAGCGAAAAGGATGCAAAACGTCCGGGCAAGGACGCCAACCCCGCTGCTCAGCAGAGCGATGGCGGTCAGGCCGCCGCGCCTGCGGTTGCCCCCGTAGACGCCGGACCACCGCCAGCGGACGACAAGGCAGCGCAGCAGGAGATCAAGCCTGAGAAGATCGTTCCGGTGACGGAGGAAAAGGGTACTCGCCGTGACCAGGCGCCAGGTAGTCAGCCGCCGGAACGCCCAAAAGGCGCCGATGTCCTCACGGAAATTGGCGGCCGGATCATCATCCAGTTCAACAACCGGACGATAGTGAAGAGCGACGAAGCGCCGCGAATGAACCATGGTGCCAAGGATGTGTATTACGAGGATCTGCCGGGCGGCCGCACACGCGAGACGATCGTTCGCGACAACGGCAACCAAATCGTCACCATCCGCAACCGCTATGGCGACGTCATCCAGCGCTCTCGCATCACGTCCGACGGCCGCGAGTATGTGCTGAGCTATGTGGACGAGAGGTATTACCAGGACGTGCAGGATTGGCGCGATCCTGGAGATGACTTGCCACCGATGCGGCTCAACATCCCGCGCAAGCAATACATCCTGGAGTCCGATTTGGTAGAGGATGCGAGCGACTACTACACCTTCCTCGAGCAACCGCCGGTGGAAAAGGTCCAGCGCCTCTATTCGGTCGACGAGGTCAAGCGCTCGGCGCGTGTGCGCGACATCGCCCGGCGGGTTGATCTCGACACGTTGAATTTCGAGACCGGTTCGGCGGCGATCTCGGACAGCGAAGTCAAAAAACTGCAAGGCGTGGCGGACGCAATGGAGCGGCTGCTGAAGAAGAACCCGGCGGAAACCTTCTTGATCGAGGGCCACACCGATGCGGTCGGTAGCGACAATGCAAACCTGGCATTGTCCGACCAGCGAGCCGAGGCAGTTGCCGAGGCCCTCACCAACGCCTTTGGCATCGCGCCAGAGAACCTGACGACCCAAGGCTACGGCGAGAGCTACCTTAAGGTGAATACGACGGGGCCCGAACGACAGAATCGCCGCGTCGCTATCCGCCGCATCACGCCGCTTGTGGCGCCCGTCGCCAGCGCCAACTGA